One window from the genome of Schistocerca piceifrons isolate TAMUIC-IGC-003096 chromosome 1, iqSchPice1.1, whole genome shotgun sequence encodes:
- the LOC124783449 gene encoding 14-3-3 protein zeta isoform X2, whose product MSVDKEELVQRAKLAEQAERYDDMAAAMKAVTETGVELSNEERNLLSVAYKNVVGARRSSWRVISSIEQKTEGSERKQQMAKEYREKVEKELREICYDVLGLLDKYLIPKASNAESKVFYLKMKGDYYRYLAEVATGENRNTVVDDSQKAYQEAFDIAKSKMQPTHPIRLGLALNFSVFYYEIINSPARACHLAKQAFDDAIAELDTLNEDSYKDSTLIMQLLRDNLTLWTSDTQGDGDEPQEGGDN is encoded by the exons ATGTCTGTGGACAAAGAGGAGTTGGTTCAGCGAGCGAAGCTTGCCGAGCAGGCCGAGCGGTACGATGACATGGCCGCTGCGATGAAGGCCGTTACGGAGACAGGCGTCGAGCTCTCCAACGAGGAAAGGAACCTTCTATCGGTCGCCTACAAGAATGTTGTGGGTGCCCGGCGTTCGTCATGGCGAGTTATATCGTCAATTGAACAGAAGACGGAAGGTTCAGAAAGGAAGCAGCAGATGGCAAAGGAGTACAGAGAAAAGGTCGAGAAGGAGTTGAGAGAAATCTGCTACGACGTTCTC GGCCTGTTAGATAAGTACCTTATTCCAAAAGCAAGTAATGCTGAAAGCAAAGTATTTTACCTGAAGATGAAGGGAGATTATTACAGGTACCTTGCAGAAGTTGCCACAGGAGAAAACAGGAATA CGGTAGTGGATGATTCGCAGAAAGCGTATCAAGAAGCGTTTGATATTGCAAAGTCAAAAATGCAGCCAACCCATCCAATACGTTTGGGCTTAGCACTAAATTTCTCCGTATTCTATTATGAAATTATCAATTCTCCAGCGAGAGCGTGTCATCTTGCCAAACAG GCATTCGACGATGCCATAGCTGAACTGGATACGCTAAACGAAGACAGCTACAAAGACTCTACCCTTATAATGCAGCTGCTGAGGGACAACCTCACTCTGTGGACCTCGGACACGCAAGGGGATGGGGATGAACCTCAAGAAGGGGGTGATAACTGA
- the LOC124783449 gene encoding 14-3-3 protein zeta isoform X1 gives MSVDKEELVQRAKLAEQAERYDDMAAAMKAVTETGVELSNEERNLLSVAYKNVVGARRSSWRVISSIEQKTEGSERKQQMAKEYREKVEKELREICYDVLGLLDKYLIPKASNAESKVFYLKMKGDYYRYLAEVATGENRNTVVDDSQKAYQDAFEISKAKMQPTHPIRLGLALNFSVFYYEILNSPDKACQLAKQAFDDAIAELDTLNEDSYKDSTLIMQLLRDNLTLWTSDTQGDGDEPQEGGDN, from the exons ATGTCTGTGGACAAAGAGGAGTTGGTTCAGCGAGCGAAGCTTGCCGAGCAGGCCGAGCGGTACGATGACATGGCCGCTGCGATGAAGGCCGTTACGGAGACAGGCGTCGAGCTCTCCAACGAGGAAAGGAACCTTCTATCGGTCGCCTACAAGAATGTTGTGGGTGCCCGGCGTTCGTCATGGCGAGTTATATCGTCAATTGAACAGAAGACGGAAGGTTCAGAAAGGAAGCAGCAGATGGCAAAGGAGTACAGAGAAAAGGTCGAGAAGGAGTTGAGAGAAATCTGCTACGACGTTCTC GGCCTGTTAGATAAGTACCTTATTCCAAAAGCAAGTAATGCTGAAAGCAAAGTATTTTACCTGAAGATGAAGGGAGATTATTACAGGTACCTTGCAGAAGTTGCCACAGGAGAAAACAGGAATA CTGTTGTGGATGACTCTCAAAAGGCATACCAGGATGCCTTTGAAATCAGCAAGGCCAAAATGCAGCCTACCCATCCAATCAGGCTGGGGCTGGCACTCAACTTTTCCGTGTTTTACTATGAAATCTTAAATTCGCCAGACAAAGCGTGTCAGTTGGCGAAACAG GCATTCGACGATGCCATAGCTGAACTGGATACGCTAAACGAAGACAGCTACAAAGACTCTACCCTTATAATGCAGCTGCTGAGGGACAACCTCACTCTGTGGACCTCGGACACGCAAGGGGATGGGGATGAACCTCAAGAAGGGGGTGATAACTGA